A genomic stretch from Halobacillus ihumii includes:
- a CDS encoding YnfA family protein, with the protein MTIVLFLLAGLAEIGGGYLIWLWLREGKPFYWGMLGGLSLAMYGVIATFQTFPSFGRVYAAYGGVFIILSVLWGWGIDKKTPDFYDWVGAGICLVGVSVMLFAPRQ; encoded by the coding sequence ATGACAATTGTATTATTCCTTTTAGCTGGGTTAGCTGAAATTGGTGGTGGGTATCTTATTTGGCTGTGGCTGAGAGAAGGAAAACCTTTTTATTGGGGGATGTTAGGTGGCTTATCCTTAGCTATGTATGGTGTTATAGCTACGTTTCAAACGTTCCCTTCTTTCGGGAGAGTTTATGCGGCCTACGGAGGTGTTTTTATAATATTATCTGTCCTTTGGGGATGGGGTATTGATAAAAAAACGCCTGATTTTTATGACTGGGTAGGTGCAGGTATATGCTTAGTTGGAGTTTCTGTTATGTTGTTTGCCCCACGCCAATAA
- a CDS encoding cation diffusion facilitator family transporter, translating into MSLGHDHGHDHTHGANKKALMISFIIITLYMIVEAIGGILTNSLALLADAGHMLSDSVSLGVGLLAFIMGEKVANYSKTYGYKRFEILAALFNGVTLILIALYIFYEAYQRFSDPPEVASAGMLTIGFIGLLVNVIVAWILMRKGDTKENINLRAAFLHVLGDLLGSVGAVIAALLIMFLGWGWADPLASVIVAVLVLISGWRVAKDSVHVLMEGTPKNVNIQDVTDTIEAIPEILGIHDLHVWSITSGQNALSCHAVVTENLTVQECQELLRNVESQLKDKDIGHVTVQMETREHPHDDSLLCKNEGEDHSHQHDH; encoded by the coding sequence ATGAGTTTGGGACACGATCATGGTCATGATCATACGCATGGCGCAAACAAAAAAGCTTTAATGATTAGTTTTATTATTATTACTTTGTATATGATTGTGGAGGCCATTGGGGGAATCTTAACCAACAGTCTTGCTCTCTTGGCTGACGCAGGACATATGCTAAGTGACTCCGTATCGTTAGGGGTTGGCCTTTTAGCCTTTATAATGGGAGAAAAAGTAGCCAACTATAGCAAGACTTATGGATACAAACGATTTGAAATCCTAGCCGCCCTCTTCAACGGGGTTACACTCATATTAATTGCATTGTACATTTTCTATGAAGCCTATCAGCGCTTTTCGGATCCGCCTGAAGTTGCTTCTGCTGGAATGCTTACGATAGGTTTTATTGGTCTCCTTGTAAACGTAATTGTTGCGTGGATTTTGATGCGTAAAGGGGATACCAAGGAAAACATAAACTTGCGAGCTGCTTTTCTACATGTATTAGGTGATTTATTAGGATCTGTGGGTGCTGTTATTGCTGCGCTACTCATCATGTTCTTAGGATGGGGGTGGGCCGACCCTCTCGCAAGTGTCATTGTAGCTGTCCTTGTATTAATTAGTGGTTGGCGTGTAGCCAAAGATTCTGTTCACGTCTTAATGGAAGGCACACCTAAAAACGTAAACATTCAAGACGTTACCGACACGATCGAAGCGATTCCCGAGATTCTAGGTATTCACGATCTACACGTATGGAGTATTACAAGTGGGCAAAATGCTCTCTCCTGTCATGCTGTAGTTACGGAGAATTTAACAGTCCAAGAGTGTCAGGAACTATTAAGAAATGTTGAATCCCAACTAAAGGATAAAGATATAGGCCATGTAACGGTCCAAATGGAAACACGTGAGCACCCTCATGATGATTCTCTTTTATGTAAAAATGAAGGTGAAGATCATTCCCACCAACATGACCATTAA
- a CDS encoding copper resistance CopC family protein, which translates to MNKKLLASFIVLALMVSMIPMNTIEAHSVLENSTPKDGATLEEPVERIKLSFNTKIEKGSTLYVLNQQGESIEPNSVTVKGNTLEASFKENLASGTYQVKWKILGADGHLIEKQYSFTISTTQEASPDTENSGNSEQKEKANSETENPDNSASKQQGTDGKNASQQVKSENESNPSPFMYEMIIVILIAGALLLFWMLFSKKRQ; encoded by the coding sequence ATGAATAAAAAACTCTTAGCTTCGTTTATAGTATTAGCATTGATGGTAAGTATGATCCCAATGAATACCATAGAAGCACACTCTGTATTAGAAAATTCCACACCTAAGGATGGTGCAACTCTAGAAGAGCCCGTAGAACGTATCAAATTATCTTTTAACACGAAAATTGAAAAAGGAAGTACGCTGTATGTTCTGAATCAACAGGGAGAAAGTATTGAACCAAACTCAGTTACCGTCAAAGGTAATACTTTGGAAGCTAGTTTTAAAGAAAACCTTGCATCAGGTACATACCAGGTAAAGTGGAAGATCCTTGGGGCCGATGGCCATTTAATTGAAAAACAATATAGCTTTACGATTTCGACGACTCAAGAGGCATCACCTGACACAGAGAATTCAGGCAACTCTGAACAAAAAGAAAAGGCAAATTCAGAAACCGAAAACCCGGATAATTCAGCCTCCAAACAACAAGGGACGGATGGAAAAAATGCTTCACAGCAGGTTAAGAGTGAAAATGAATCCAATCCATCTCCATTCATGTATGAAATGATTATAGTTATACTCATTGCCGGGGCCTTATTATTGTTCTGGATGCTGTTTAGTAAGAAAAGACAATAA
- a CDS encoding ArsR/SmtB family transcription factor, which yields MNDATQTKNNGKAVVTELHDFEDKVDDRSLKELDEETLFVVSQTFKALCHPTRIRILHLLFQNEYAVNEIAEHLSLSQSTVSHQLTFLKNLRLVKFRRDGKSLYYSHDDEHVMNMLNQTIKHASHC from the coding sequence ATGAATGATGCAACACAAACCAAAAATAATGGTAAAGCCGTGGTAACGGAGTTACATGATTTTGAGGATAAAGTGGACGACAGGTCCCTAAAAGAACTTGATGAGGAAACATTATTTGTCGTTTCACAAACCTTTAAAGCATTGTGTCATCCAACGAGAATTCGTATTCTCCATTTACTGTTTCAAAATGAATATGCTGTGAACGAAATTGCTGAACATCTAAGCCTAAGTCAATCAACAGTTTCCCATCAGCTGACTTTTCTAAAGAACTTACGGTTAGTAAAATTCCGCAGAGATGGGAAAAGTCTGTATTATTCCCATGATGATGAACATGTTATGAATATGCTAAACCAAACGATTAAGCACGCAAGTCACTGTTAA
- a CDS encoding ArsR/SmtB family transcription factor produces MSKDIVNAGSPDTCDTFCYDEEIVNRIQPQMDNVQGVELIFKALSDATRLKIAYALTLETELCVCDVANIIGSTTATASHHLRLLRNMKLAKYRKEGKLVFYSLADEHVHQLVSIAMIHSKEGDSNGRP; encoded by the coding sequence ATGAGTAAAGATATAGTGAACGCTGGGTCTCCCGATACATGTGATACATTTTGTTACGATGAAGAGATCGTTAACCGGATACAACCTCAAATGGATAACGTTCAGGGTGTAGAGTTGATTTTTAAGGCATTATCCGATGCCACACGTTTAAAAATTGCCTATGCTTTAACATTAGAAACGGAGCTATGCGTGTGTGATGTGGCCAACATCATTGGTTCAACCACGGCAACGGCTTCCCATCATCTACGATTATTACGAAATATGAAATTGGCTAAGTATCGAAAAGAGGGGAAGCTTGTCTTTTATTCTCTAGCTGATGAACATGTCCATCAGTTAGTGTCTATCGCGATGATTCATTCAAAAGAAGGTGATTCTAATGGAAGACCATAA
- a CDS encoding copper resistance D family protein → MIIVLTLAEILLYISFSVLVGALILLLVPDTHKPPINIPKKILFIATGVIPLAALFPVIRTTAIFSGDRDMWFIFKNVLFTFEVGQAWVFITLISALLIRVLLPKNFKTNPILLGLALLLTLLMLVGYTRSSHAATITEWQGFLAHTFHFLAVIVWIGILFVASWFSKTKENWLRFLKWFTPVAVVCLIIVSVAGYFTMSIDINSYDDPNASIFQEYQNSLTVNYGQALLFKHLFMVSLVLFAIINGIIFRKRNNDVSFNPLKWARLESMYALVIFGLTAFMGQSWPPHQIYSLIKSYGASPLYTTFTQSDLVETIQNAESLRIFNVSFSFGPMSLLLGIMGVLFTTITIMAAVKRESVAMTSSATLLMVLSFYFALMIGIQ, encoded by the coding sequence ATGATAATTGTATTAACGTTAGCTGAAATTTTATTATATATTTCTTTTTCAGTATTAGTCGGGGCACTCATCCTTCTGCTCGTGCCGGATACCCATAAACCACCGATTAACATACCTAAAAAGATACTTTTTATAGCAACAGGGGTTATCCCTCTAGCTGCTTTATTTCCCGTTATTCGAACAACGGCCATCTTTTCGGGAGATCGTGACATGTGGTTCATTTTTAAAAATGTCTTATTCACGTTTGAAGTGGGTCAAGCCTGGGTGTTCATTACCCTTATTTCAGCGCTTCTTATTCGAGTTTTACTACCTAAAAACTTCAAAACTAATCCTATATTGCTTGGTTTAGCTCTACTATTGACATTGTTAATGCTTGTTGGCTACACACGATCCAGTCATGCAGCAACGATTACAGAATGGCAGGGTTTTCTAGCCCATACGTTTCACTTTTTAGCTGTCATAGTGTGGATAGGGATTCTTTTTGTAGCAAGTTGGTTTTCCAAAACAAAGGAGAATTGGTTACGATTCCTTAAATGGTTTACCCCAGTTGCAGTGGTTTGTTTGATTATTGTTTCTGTGGCAGGTTATTTTACGATGAGTATTGATATTAATTCATATGATGATCCTAATGCCTCCATTTTTCAAGAGTATCAGAATAGTTTAACCGTAAACTATGGACAGGCCTTGCTTTTTAAGCATTTATTCATGGTTTCCTTAGTATTATTCGCGATAATTAATGGAATTATTTTTCGAAAAAGGAACAATGATGTATCTTTTAACCCCTTGAAGTGGGCACGATTAGAAAGTATGTATGCTTTGGTTATCTTTGGCCTGACCGCATTCATGGGGCAGTCATGGCCTCCGCATCAAATCTATAGTTTAATAAAATCTTATGGGGCTTCCCCCCTATACACAACTTTTACGCAAAGTGATCTAGTTGAAACCATTCAAAATGCAGAGTCTTTAAGAATATTTAACGTAAGCTTTTCTTTTGGACCCATGAGTCTTCTTTTAGGTATTATGGGCGTGTTATTTACGACGATAACTATTATGGCAGCCGTTAAACGGGAATCGGTAGCCATGACTTCAAGCGCTACCTTACTTATGGTTTTATCATTCTATTTTGCTTTGATGATAGGAATTCAATAA
- a CDS encoding ZIP family metal transporter, with protein sequence MGTAWIMGAFASGLGIGIGGIFAWIFKGVQQSFIYALCTGLIIGLLAFEMIPESLRLGGWGVFFVGAIAGITLFRYIHHSIDKVTIITRSPQKDIFVRTGIILTISISVHNFPMGFVLGSNIGTELAGAMVLTLLLHNIPEGIIIFTPLFLSGFGILTWMLCTMVVTLPIIIGSLLGQFIDISFPFLLAFIVNITISIIFMVAIQEIFKESIQQSSWTYSLIVGMVGIGGIYLYLTLS encoded by the coding sequence ATGGGAACAGCATGGATTATGGGGGCTTTTGCCTCTGGATTAGGAATAGGAATCGGCGGAATTTTTGCTTGGATTTTTAAAGGAGTTCAACAAAGCTTTATATACGCTTTGTGCACGGGCCTTATCATTGGATTGTTAGCTTTTGAAATGATTCCTGAAAGCCTCCGCCTGGGCGGATGGGGGGTGTTTTTTGTAGGGGCCATTGCTGGAATCACTCTTTTTCGGTATATTCATCACTCTATTGATAAGGTTACAATCATTACCCGAAGCCCTCAAAAAGATATCTTTGTTCGAACAGGTATTATCTTAACCATTAGTATTTCTGTTCATAATTTTCCAATGGGATTTGTACTTGGTTCAAATATAGGAACAGAGTTAGCTGGTGCCATGGTGCTAACTCTCCTTTTACATAACATTCCCGAGGGGATTATCATATTCACACCCTTATTTTTATCGGGGTTTGGGATTCTAACCTGGATGTTGTGTACAATGGTTGTTACGCTCCCCATCATCATAGGTTCTCTATTGGGACAATTTATCGATATTAGTTTCCCTTTTTTGTTAGCCTTCATTGTAAATATAACGATTTCCATTATTTTCATGGTTGCCATACAGGAGATTTTTAAAGAGTCTATACAACAATCCTCATGGACGTATAGCCTTATTGTGGGTATGGTAGGAATTGGGGGGATCTATTTATATTTAACATTAAGCTGA
- a CDS encoding heavy metal translocating P-type ATPase yields MEDHKNVYRLQGLSCTNCAAKFEKNIRDIQTVNDVDLNFGASKITVHGDASVEQLEQAGAFDGIKVYPERQRQPEKKEPFWKNRGNVMTMVSLFFIVIGYVLSFQLGEDDVITIGTFATAILVGGFELFKVGLKNLTKFQFDMKTLMTIAIIGAAVIGEWGEGAVVVFLFALSEALEGYSMDKARQSIRSLMDIAPNRATIRRGDEVMEMDVEDVQIDDVMLIKPGQKIAMDGEVVKGQSSINQSAITGESIPAHKNVGDEVFAGTLNEEGVLEVRVTKHVEDTTISQIIHLVEEAQAEKAPSQQFVDKFAKYYTPAIITIAFLVGVIPPLFMGGVWSEWIYQGLAVLVVGCPCALVISTPVAIVTAIGNAARRGVLIKGGIHLEETGRLKVVAFDKTGTLTEGVPEVTDIVSISGIEQEKLLGVAAAIEEYSQHPLASAIIRKAEQDNTESYTAEDFQSITGKGAKASIKQTTYYIGSPSLFHELSSISNEIQQQVKHLQIQGKTVMLVGNEQEINGLIAVADQVRKDSPSILQKLHKLGVKKTVMLTGDNEGTGKAIGQQLGITEVKAELLPQDKLDAIKSLREQHGNVAMVGDGVNDAPALATATVGVAMGGAGTDTALETADIALMADDLDKLPYTISLSRKALNVIKQNVTFALGIKVIALLLVIPGWLTLWLAIFADMGATLIVILNSLRLMKSKYGG; encoded by the coding sequence ATGGAAGACCATAAAAACGTTTATCGTCTTCAAGGATTATCCTGTACAAATTGTGCCGCCAAATTTGAAAAAAACATACGCGATATTCAAACCGTTAATGATGTCGATCTTAACTTTGGCGCATCTAAAATAACAGTCCATGGGGATGCATCGGTTGAACAGTTGGAACAGGCAGGAGCCTTTGATGGAATCAAAGTTTATCCTGAACGCCAACGACAACCAGAGAAGAAGGAACCTTTTTGGAAGAACCGTGGAAATGTCATGACGATGGTTTCTTTATTCTTCATTGTGATTGGATATGTTCTATCGTTTCAATTAGGGGAAGATGACGTCATAACGATTGGCACGTTTGCGACAGCAATCTTAGTTGGGGGTTTTGAATTATTCAAGGTAGGTCTGAAGAACCTAACCAAGTTTCAATTTGATATGAAAACCTTAATGACCATTGCCATTATCGGTGCTGCTGTTATTGGAGAATGGGGGGAAGGTGCTGTTGTTGTTTTCTTATTTGCTTTGAGTGAAGCACTGGAAGGCTACTCCATGGATAAGGCACGCCAGTCCATTCGATCTTTAATGGACATCGCCCCCAATAGGGCTACCATTAGACGTGGCGATGAAGTTATGGAAATGGACGTTGAGGATGTTCAAATCGATGATGTTATGCTTATCAAACCAGGGCAGAAAATCGCTATGGATGGTGAGGTCGTCAAAGGTCAATCGTCGATTAATCAATCAGCGATAACAGGAGAATCCATACCAGCCCATAAAAACGTTGGAGATGAAGTATTTGCCGGAACGTTAAATGAAGAAGGTGTGTTGGAAGTTCGTGTGACCAAGCACGTAGAAGATACAACGATTTCCCAAATCATTCATCTAGTTGAGGAAGCACAAGCTGAAAAGGCACCGTCTCAACAGTTTGTCGATAAATTTGCCAAATACTATACTCCGGCTATTATAACGATTGCTTTCCTTGTCGGTGTTATTCCTCCCCTTTTCATGGGTGGGGTATGGTCCGAATGGATTTATCAGGGTCTAGCTGTTCTAGTTGTTGGTTGTCCTTGTGCGCTTGTTATTTCAACTCCAGTCGCCATTGTTACGGCGATTGGAAATGCTGCACGTAGGGGCGTGCTTATTAAAGGTGGAATTCATTTAGAGGAAACCGGGCGTTTAAAAGTCGTGGCTTTTGATAAGACGGGGACCCTCACTGAAGGTGTCCCTGAAGTGACAGATATAGTGTCTATATCAGGAATCGAACAGGAAAAGTTGTTAGGTGTTGCAGCTGCTATTGAAGAATATTCACAACACCCCCTTGCTTCAGCAATTATTCGTAAGGCTGAACAGGATAATACGGAGTCCTATACAGCTGAAGATTTCCAATCCATTACAGGCAAAGGTGCAAAAGCGTCCATCAAACAAACGACGTACTATATTGGAAGTCCATCTTTATTCCATGAACTAAGCTCTATTTCAAACGAAATACAACAACAAGTCAAACACCTACAAATACAGGGTAAAACTGTCATGCTGGTTGGGAACGAACAAGAAATAAACGGCTTAATAGCTGTGGCTGATCAAGTTCGCAAGGATAGTCCGTCCATCCTTCAAAAACTGCACAAGTTAGGTGTTAAAAAGACGGTGATGTTAACAGGAGATAATGAAGGTACAGGAAAGGCCATTGGTCAACAGTTAGGGATAACCGAAGTGAAAGCTGAACTCTTGCCCCAAGATAAACTGGATGCCATTAAGTCTCTTCGGGAACAACATGGAAATGTCGCAATGGTGGGAGACGGTGTGAATGATGCCCCTGCCTTAGCAACGGCTACGGTTGGTGTGGCTATGGGGGGAGCTGGAACAGATACAGCCCTAGAAACAGCCGATATCGCTTTAATGGCTGATGATTTAGATAAGCTTCCTTATACCATATCCTTAAGCCGGAAAGCTTTAAATGTGATTAAACAAAATGTGACCTTTGCCCTTGGAATAAAAGTTATAGCTTTGTTACTAGTTATACCCGGTTGGTTGACTCTATGGTTGGCAATATTCGCTGACATGGGAGCCACGCTTATTGTCATTTTAAATTCCTTACGATTAATGAAGTCAAAATATGGTGGTTAA
- a CDS encoding SprT-like domain-containing protein, translating into MPEIHEVNIDKITQELHNAFYLFNKHYFNDELPTPAITIQSSGHKRKSMGWCTVVPVWGDKEGKTKMYEINLSAEFLDLDFHETMDTLLHEMVHLYHKVNDIQDCSRKGTYHNKHFKKKVLEIGFEYQSDKPDPTHGWTYARLGQKAKYEISNMNINADVFTISRRGSMYFNALENGQSAEEAEAQSGRETSSAGKPSSYKWVCSGCGLIMRSSKQEVNVKCGDCDITLEKQ; encoded by the coding sequence ATGCCTGAAATTCATGAGGTCAATATAGATAAAATTACGCAGGAGCTGCACAATGCCTTTTACTTATTCAATAAACACTATTTCAATGATGAGTTGCCGACTCCGGCAATCACCATACAATCATCAGGACACAAACGGAAATCGATGGGATGGTGTACGGTTGTACCCGTATGGGGAGATAAAGAAGGCAAAACCAAAATGTATGAAATCAACTTATCAGCAGAGTTCCTTGATTTGGACTTTCACGAAACGATGGACACCTTGCTTCATGAAATGGTACATCTTTATCACAAAGTTAATGACATTCAGGATTGTAGCCGTAAAGGGACGTACCATAATAAACATTTTAAAAAGAAAGTGCTAGAAATTGGATTTGAATATCAAAGCGACAAACCCGACCCTACTCACGGTTGGACTTATGCAAGGTTGGGGCAAAAAGCAAAGTATGAAATTTCAAACATGAATATAAACGCTGATGTATTTACCATCTCACGGCGTGGTTCTATGTACTTTAATGCCTTAGAAAACGGTCAATCAGCAGAAGAAGCCGAAGCCCAATCAGGGAGGGAAACGTCATCGGCAGGTAAACCATCATCCTACAAGTGGGTTTGTTCTGGCTGCGGGCTTATTATGCGGTCATCAAAACAAGAAGTGAATGTAAAATGTGGTGACTGTGATATAACCCTAGAAAAGCAATAA
- a CDS encoding D-alanyl-D-alanine carboxypeptidase family protein: MKRITLIVAMMVIMNVSIVSTAFGASDKFQPNLMSKSAIMIDSETGEVLYEKNANKKMYPASLTKIATAIYAIETGDLDDVVTVSENARNTVGTKVYLEKGEQVTLKKLLQGLLINSGNDAGVAIAEHLSGSVKRFSTELNQYLENVIDVKNTNFVNPHGLFDAQHVTTAKDLAKITQYAMKNEVFREIFGTKKLKWNGESWDTTLYTHHKLMRQNPYKGVTGGKTGFVNQSGFTLATTAERENISLIVITLNSNFQRGAYNDTTKLLDYGFKNFQTSTIPEGTTFIVDGVKYKVPERLSYTKPLNRKVSKEIKDGKLKIIDQKNGSILTSLQLDKVEPKREKVLKEQDLTSKNVDTVGAVLSNLPGVVSLLGKALHHPLLLNTLSL, from the coding sequence ATGAAAAGAATCACATTAATTGTAGCCATGATGGTTATCATGAATGTATCAATTGTTTCCACAGCTTTTGGTGCATCAGATAAATTCCAGCCAAATTTAATGAGCAAATCTGCTATCATGATAGACTCAGAGACGGGCGAAGTGCTCTACGAAAAAAATGCCAATAAAAAAATGTATCCGGCTAGTCTAACCAAAATTGCAACAGCTATCTATGCGATAGAAACGGGTGATTTGGATGACGTTGTCACCGTTAGTGAAAATGCAAGAAACACGGTGGGCACAAAAGTCTATTTGGAGAAAGGAGAACAAGTTACCCTAAAAAAGTTGCTTCAAGGGCTGCTGATTAATTCCGGTAATGATGCGGGTGTTGCGATTGCGGAACACTTGAGTGGGAGTGTAAAGCGTTTCTCCACTGAGCTCAACCAATATTTAGAAAACGTCATTGACGTTAAAAATACCAATTTTGTAAATCCACACGGTCTTTTTGATGCTCAACATGTAACTACAGCGAAGGATTTAGCTAAAATTACACAGTATGCAATGAAGAATGAAGTGTTTAGAGAAATATTTGGCACAAAGAAACTAAAATGGAACGGCGAATCATGGGATACTACCCTTTATACTCATCATAAATTAATGAGGCAAAATCCATATAAAGGAGTAACTGGTGGAAAGACAGGATTTGTTAACCAATCAGGATTTACTTTAGCAACTACCGCAGAAAGAGAAAACATAAGCTTAATAGTAATCACTCTAAATAGCAATTTCCAAAGAGGGGCTTATAACGATACTACAAAACTACTAGACTATGGATTCAAAAATTTTCAAACTTCTACTATTCCCGAAGGAACCACGTTTATAGTTGATGGTGTAAAGTATAAGGTCCCCGAAAGACTATCCTATACAAAACCCTTGAATAGAAAGGTAAGTAAAGAAATAAAAGATGGAAAGTTAAAGATTATTGATCAAAAAAATGGTTCAATCCTAACTTCCCTTCAATTGGATAAGGTTGAACCTAAGAGAGAAAAGGTATTAAAGGAACAAGATTTAACATCTAAGAACGTTGATACCGTAGGGGCAGTTCTCAGTAACCTCCCAGGGGTAGTATCACTCCTTGGTAAGGCATTGCATCACCCGTTATTATTGAATACTCTTTCGCTCTAA
- a CDS encoding cation diffusion facilitator family transporter: protein MKLNSPRFGAWFSTFAYLLVAAIKVIIALQAASVALLADGLNNLTDIVTSVALIIGLYIAKKKRDDNHPYGHLRAENVASLLASFVIAMIGFQILFDTTRSIINNNYATPDPLASWIAFGSGAFMFIVYFINRNIASKANSQGLKAIAKDNFSDALVSIGTGIGILGAQLGLSWLDPITGVVIGLVILWAAWEIFEETSLILTDGINPDDIQKYKETISNIDEVESVKDIKARTSGSKVIIDVAITLPPNLTVKEVTHIVNKIKELTKEKHDSLVTLVETVQCK, encoded by the coding sequence ATGAAATTGAACAGCCCTAGGTTTGGAGCATGGTTTAGTACATTTGCCTATTTATTGGTTGCTGCCATTAAAGTTATAATTGCTTTACAAGCTGCCTCAGTTGCGTTATTAGCAGACGGCTTAAATAATCTTACCGACATTGTCACCTCTGTAGCGCTTATTATTGGGTTATACATAGCTAAGAAAAAGCGTGATGATAATCATCCTTATGGACATTTACGGGCTGAAAACGTAGCTTCCCTATTAGCCTCATTTGTCATTGCTATGATCGGTTTTCAAATCTTATTTGATACAACTCGTTCCATTATTAATAATAATTACGCTACCCCAGACCCCTTAGCTTCTTGGATTGCTTTTGGAAGTGGAGCCTTCATGTTTATTGTTTATTTTATAAATCGTAATATAGCTTCTAAAGCCAATAGCCAAGGTTTAAAGGCCATTGCGAAAGACAACTTTTCCGATGCTTTAGTGAGTATTGGTACGGGGATTGGAATATTAGGAGCACAGTTAGGTCTTTCTTGGTTGGATCCGATTACAGGTGTTGTGATTGGTCTTGTAATCCTATGGGCAGCATGGGAGATTTTTGAGGAAACTTCTTTGATTTTAACAGATGGAATTAACCCTGATGACATACAAAAATACAAGGAGACTATTTCCAATATTGATGAAGTCGAAAGTGTGAAAGACATAAAAGCAAGGACTTCAGGTAGTAAGGTTATAATAGATGTAGCCATTACACTTCCCCCAAATCTTACGGTTAAAGAAGTTACCCATATTGTTAATAAGATAAAAGAATTAACAAAAGAAAAGCATGATAGTCTTGTCACGTTGGTAGAAACTGTTCAATGCAAATAA